In one window of Zingiber officinale cultivar Zhangliang chromosome 11A, Zo_v1.1, whole genome shotgun sequence DNA:
- the LOC122032536 gene encoding cinnamoyl-CoA reductase 1-like, whose amino-acid sequence MDPAAEKKRMCVTGAGGFIASWLVKLLLSKGYIVHGTVRDPSDPKNAHLKELHPTATDNLKLFKVDLLDYESVASAIAGCEGVFHVASPVPFARVPNPETEVIEPAVTGTLNVLKACSEAKVKRVVVVSSIVAVVMSPDAKGKILDESAWSDAEYCRKTESWYCLSKTLAEREAMNYGEKHGLDVVSVCPSYVIGPLLQPTVNASSLFLINILNGTHSSMEDRLFYLVDVRDVADALFLVYEKPEASGRHSCAPYEVKMPDLIDMLRSLYPNYKYPEKFTEAKSYRLRSEKLEKLGLRYRTMKESLIDTVECYRNAGLMDSA is encoded by the exons ATGGATCCGGCGGCGGAGAAGAAGAGGATGTGCGTGACCGGAGCCGGAGGCTTCATCGCCTCCTGGCTGGTGAAGCTGCTGCTCTCCAAGGGATACATCGTCCATGGCACCGTCCGAGACCCGA GTGATCCCAAGAATGCTCATCTAAAGGAACTACACCCCACAGCTACAGATAACCTTAAGTTGTTTAAGGTAGATCTGCTCGACTACGAGTCTGTTGCCTCGGCAATTGCAGGATGTGAAGGGGTGTTCCATGTTGCTAGCCCTGTCCCTTTTGCCAGAGTGCCTAATCCGGAG ACAGAGGTCATTGAGCCTGCTGTTACAGGCACTTTGAATGTTCTCAAGGCATGTTCTGAGGCAAAAGTTAAGCGAGTGGTAGTGGTTTCATCAATTGTTGCAGTCGTAATGAGTCCAGATGCAAAGGGTAAGATCTTGGATGAGAGCGCATGGTCCGATGCTGAATATTGCCGGAAAACTGAG AGTTGGTACTGTCTTTCAAAAACACTAGCAGAGCGTGAGGCAATGAACTATGGCGAGAAGCATGGACTCGATGTAGTGTCTGTTTGTCCATCTTACGTCATTGGGCCGTTGCTCCAACCCACTGTGAATGCTAGCAGCTTGTTTCTCATCAATATTCTGAATG GTACACACAGCTCCATGGAAGACAGATTATTCTATTTGGTGGATGTTCGGGATGTAGCTGATGCACTATTTCTGGTATACGAGAAACCAGAAGCATCAGGGCGACATAGCTGTGCACCTTATGAGGTGAAAATGCCTGATTTGATAGATATGCTAAGGAGCTTATACCCGAACTACAAATATCCTGAAAA ATTCACAGAAGCAAAGAGTTACAGACTGCGTTCAGAGAAGCTGGAGAAGTTGGGGTTGAGATATAGAACAATGAAGGAGAGCCTCATTGATACCGTTGAATGTTATCGAAATGCTGGTCTTATGGACAGTGCTTAA
- the LOC122031841 gene encoding cell division cycle protein 27 homolog B-like, which yields METLMVDRVQNSLRFFMHRNAIFLCERLCAEFPTEINLQLLATCYLQNGKAYCAYQILKGTSMPHSRYLFAMSCFQMNLLQEAEAALCPANEPNVEVPDGAAGHYLLGLIYRYMGRQALAIEHLMQALTLDPLLWAAYDELCVLGAIEEANDYFSDMAAQRIQQQYLSESSSLNSSNGSEFYNLSSNMAVTSVDSIPRQSKQLGNNTREIASLPLSVMIAKVPASNSGSSNFSQYITPPAATQLSGVAPPPLCRNMHVSFNVANNDVSTKLNNIAVQAPRRKVLDEGKLRKVSGRLFSDSVPRRSTRLSAEAIAVASSNRLSAEAIAVASSNATQVIGNGNGHTSTKFLGGFSSSSSSKVNAASSRSLTFRKGHSWISENFDEGRRSEAFDDSRMENMATTSSSTSMSGDSRYLEQGKAIGDLAQDSRLINGAQELLCLLRTLGEGYRLSCSYRCQEALDAYLKLSEKQFNTGWVLSQVGKIHFELVNYFEADHFFDLARRVSPSILESMDIYSTVLYHMKEEMKLSYLAKELLSVDRLSPQAWCALGNCYSLQKDHETALKNFQRAVQLDSRFVYAHTLCGHEYVELEDFENGIKCYQSALQIDQRHYNSWYGLGVVYLRQEKFKFAEHHLHKAYNINPRSSVLMCYLGMTQHALQRNEDALEMIERAISADKQNPLPVYQKAIILVSLECYDEALNELEQLKESAPHESCVYALMGKIYKRFEMHEKAMLCFGLALDLKPPAADVATIKAAMEKLYLPDEMDDTL from the exons ATGGAAACCCTAATGGTGGATCGCGTCCAGAACAGCCTTCGCTTCTTCATGCATCGCAACGCCATCTTCCTCTGCGAGCGTCTCTGCGCCGAGTTCCCTACTGAG atcaatttgcagctcctggcaacttgttacttgcaaaatggaaaagcatattgtgcctaccaaatactcaaag GCACAAGCATGCCACATTCCCGCTACTTGTTTGCAATGTCATGTTTCCAGATGAATCTTCTACAAGAAGCTGAAGCAGCACTATGCCCAGCTAATGAACCAAATGTTGAG GTTCCAGATGGAGCAGCTGGTCATTACCTTCTTGGACTTATATATAG GTACATGGGCAGACAAGCCCTTGCTATTGAACACTTAATGCAGGCTTTGACTTTAGATCCTCTACTGTGGGCTGCGTATGATGAACTGTGTGTTCTGG GTGCCATAGAAGAGGCAAATGATTACTTTAGTGATATGGCTGCTCAACGCATTCAGCAGCAATATTTATCTGAGTCAAGTTCACTTAACTCAAGCAATGGCAGTGAATTCTATAACCTATCTTCTAATATGGCAGTGACTTCTGTGGATTCAATTCCAAGGCAATCAAAGCAACTCGGAAACAATACAAGAGAGATAGCCTCTCTTCCACTAAGTGTAATGATTGCAAAAGTGCCGGCCAGTAACAGTGGGTCTTCAAATTTTTCACAATATATCACTCCTCCAGCAGCAACACAG CTCTCTGGAGTAGCTCCTCCACCTCTTTGTCGTAATATGCATGTCTCCTTCAATGTAGCCAACAATGATGTTTCTACAAAGTTGAATAATATAGCAGTTCAAGCACCTAGGAGGAAAGTGTTGGATGAGGGGAAACTACGAAAG GTTTCAGGGAGATTGTTTTCTGATTCTGTACCAAGACGTAGTACAAGACTGTCAGCTGAAGCAATAGCTGTTGCGAGTTCAAATAGACTGTCAGCTGAAGCAATAGCTGTTGCGAGTTCAAATGCTACTCAAGTAATAGGAAATGGAAATGGTCACACTTCTACCAAGTTCCTTGGAGGAttttcttcatcatcatcatcaaaagtGAATGCAGCATCGTCACGATCTTTGACATTTAGGAAAGGACATTCTTGGATCTCTGAAAATTTTGATGAAG GGAGACGATCAGAGGCTTTTGATGATTCCCGGATGGAGAATATGGCAACAACTTCCTCTTCTACATCAATGTCAGGTGATAGTAGATACCTTGAGCAGGGTAAGGCAATTGGAGACTTGGCACAAGATTCGAGATTGATTAATGGTGCTCAGGAACTGTTATGCTTACTGAGAACTCTTGGAGAAGGCTACCGGCTTTCCTGTTCATATAGGTGTCAG GAAGCACTGGATGCTTACCTGAAACTTTCAGAAAAGCAATTCAATACTGGATGGGTGCTATCCCAG GTTGGAAAAATTCATTTCGAACTAGTCAATTATTTTGAAGCAGATCACTTCTTTGATTTAGCACGCCGAGTGTCACCATCCATACTGGAGTCAATGGATATTTATTCAACAGTTCTTTAT CATATGAAGGAGGAAATGAAATTGAGTTACCTTGCTAAAGAGCTTCTATCAGTTGACAGATTATCTCCTCAAGCTTG GTGTGCATTGGGCAATTGCTATAGCTTGCAGAAAGATCATGAGACTGCACTGAAAAATTTCCAACGTGCAGTGCAACTCGACTCAAGATTTGTGTATGCTCACACTCTTTGTGGCCATGA GTATGTTGAGTTGGAGGATTTTGAGAATGGAATAAAATGCTACCAAAGTGCACTTCAAATAGACCAGAGGCATTATAATTCTTGGTATGGACTTGGAGTGGTATACCTACGGCAGGAGAAGTTTAAGTTCGCTGAACATCACCTCCATAAAGCTTACAATATAAATCCACGATCTTCAGTTCTCATGTGTTATCTTGGGATGACACAACATGCATTGCAG AGAAATGAAGATGCATTGGAAATGATCGAAAGGGCAATATCTGCTGACAAGCAGAATCCACTTCCTGTTTACCAGAAAGCCATTATACTAGTCAGTCTTGAATGCTATGATGAGGCCTTGAATGAGTTGGAGCAGCTCAAGGAGAGTGCACCTCATGAAAGTTGTGTGTATGCATTGATGGGTAAGATCTATAAACGATTTGAAATGCATGAAAAGGCAATGTTATGCTTTGGCCTTGCCTTGGATTTAAAGCCTCCTGCTGCTGATGTCGCCACCATTAAG GCTGCAATGGAGAAGCTATATCTTCCCGACGAAATGGATGACACCCTTTAA